Proteins encoded within one genomic window of Sphingobacterium sp. lm-10:
- a CDS encoding DMT family transporter: MGNSFSLWQKIKQNQTLHGVFWMAVSSFLYVAQEAIVKMLTTELKPIDIVFFRNTFGLVFMLPLVFKHGIMSLRVTNKKLLMLRAVFGLGAMLTYTYALKYETFLTVGTISLLVPVLAAILVPLFLPERSNLLSSIALVVAFIGATLVVQSQGQGAVFNWSYGTLFAFASVAFNAGIFVIIKLLTKTESNISISVWLCLTQLVIAFPFVLSDWKWLDWPTLGLLAVIGSLTALAQMAFAQALRSDQIQSVIPSSFFRLVWILLIGVFFFKESFYLLSMFGAVLILIANLSIVFRSSKQTSH, encoded by the coding sequence ATGGGGAATTCTTTTTCATTATGGCAAAAAATTAAACAAAACCAGACACTACATGGTGTTTTCTGGATGGCTGTGTCTTCGTTTTTATATGTTGCACAGGAGGCGATAGTAAAGATGTTGACCACAGAATTGAAACCGATTGACATCGTTTTTTTCAGAAATACGTTTGGCTTGGTATTCATGTTACCCTTAGTTTTTAAACATGGTATCATGTCTTTAAGAGTGACGAACAAAAAGTTATTGATGCTAAGAGCGGTATTCGGCTTAGGAGCGATGCTTACCTATACCTATGCGCTAAAATATGAAACCTTTTTAACGGTCGGGACAATCAGCTTATTGGTGCCTGTTTTGGCAGCGATATTGGTTCCCCTATTTTTACCGGAACGGAGCAACCTGTTAAGCTCTATCGCCCTTGTTGTTGCTTTCATAGGAGCAACTTTAGTCGTTCAATCGCAAGGACAAGGCGCCGTATTTAATTGGAGTTATGGAACATTGTTTGCTTTTGCCTCTGTTGCTTTTAACGCTGGAATTTTTGTTATTATCAAATTATTAACCAAAACAGAGTCGAATATATCGATTTCCGTCTGGTTGTGTCTGACTCAGCTGGTAATAGCCTTTCCGTTCGTACTCTCTGATTGGAAATGGTTAGATTGGCCGACCTTAGGTTTGCTTGCTGTTATCGGTAGTCTTACGGCTCTGGCACAAATGGCCTTTGCACAAGCTTTAAGGTCCGATCAAATTCAATCTGTTATACCTTCTTCCTTTTTCCGCTTGGTATGGATCTTATTAATAGGCGTGTTCTTTTTTAAGGAGAGTTTCTATCTTCTTTCCATGTTTGGTGCTGTTTTAATTTTGATAGCAAACTTGTCTATTGTATTTCGCAGTTCTAAGCAGACGAGTCATTAA
- a CDS encoding acyl-CoA dehydrogenase family protein — protein sequence MSNNKAIKGGEFVIRETSYQDVFIPEEFDEEAKMIRQTCLDFLDAEVLNNLDRIDKQEEGLMQGLLDKAGELGMLGVSIPEQYGGFGKNFNTSMLVTDAVGGGHSFAVALSAHTGIGTLPILYYGNDAQKDKYIPKLTTGEWKAAYCLTEPNSGSDANSGRTSAKLNPEGTHYILNGQKMWITNGGFADVFIVFAKVDDDKNLTAFIVEREFGGITMNPEEHKLGIKGSSTRQVFFNDCAVPVENMLSDRENGFKIAVNILNIGRIKLGAATIGSSRSIINASIRYANERVQFNLPISKFGAIRYKLAEMATRLYANESAAYRAGQNIDDAYDALIADGMDEAKAKLKSVEQFAIECAIIKVWCSEMLDYVVDEGVQIYGGMGYSADAPMERAYRDARINRIFEGTNEVNRLLVVDMLLKRAMKGEIDLMGPATAVANELMAIPDFGEEDTTPFAAEKKIIANLKKAGLLVAGAAVQKLMMSLSKEQEILMNIADIIGYVYVAESVLLRVEKIHHTKGAEAAALPYDMARVYLHSVLDKVAVAGKEALNSFGEGDELRMMLVGLKRFTKAEPFNMKEARQRIARKLIDDNKYAF from the coding sequence ATGAGCAATAATAAAGCAATAAAGGGCGGAGAATTCGTGATCCGTGAAACATCTTATCAAGATGTTTTTATCCCGGAAGAATTTGATGAAGAAGCAAAAATGATCCGCCAGACTTGTTTGGACTTCCTGGATGCAGAAGTCTTGAACAATCTGGATCGTATCGATAAGCAAGAAGAGGGGCTAATGCAAGGGCTACTAGACAAGGCCGGAGAATTAGGTATGCTTGGTGTATCTATTCCAGAACAATACGGTGGATTTGGCAAAAACTTCAATACCTCCATGTTAGTAACCGATGCGGTTGGTGGAGGCCATAGCTTTGCCGTAGCACTCTCTGCTCATACTGGTATTGGTACTTTGCCCATTCTGTACTATGGTAATGATGCGCAAAAGGATAAATACATTCCTAAATTGACCACCGGAGAATGGAAAGCTGCCTATTGCCTCACAGAGCCAAACTCTGGTTCGGATGCTAATTCTGGACGCACATCTGCGAAATTAAACCCAGAAGGCACACACTATATCCTGAATGGGCAGAAGATGTGGATTACCAATGGTGGTTTTGCAGATGTCTTTATTGTTTTTGCCAAGGTGGACGACGATAAAAACCTAACAGCCTTTATTGTGGAACGTGAATTCGGCGGCATCACGATGAATCCCGAAGAGCATAAGTTGGGTATTAAAGGATCTTCTACACGACAAGTGTTTTTCAATGATTGTGCCGTGCCGGTTGAAAATATGCTTTCCGATCGGGAGAATGGGTTTAAGATTGCGGTAAACATTCTGAATATTGGCCGTATTAAATTGGGTGCTGCAACAATTGGTTCGTCGCGCTCCATTATTAATGCGTCTATTCGCTATGCGAACGAACGTGTACAGTTCAATCTGCCGATCTCTAAGTTTGGTGCTATTCGCTACAAATTGGCAGAAATGGCCACGCGGCTATATGCCAATGAGAGTGCTGCATACCGCGCTGGACAAAACATTGATGATGCTTACGATGCATTGATTGCCGATGGCATGGATGAAGCAAAGGCTAAATTGAAATCAGTAGAGCAGTTTGCTATCGAGTGTGCTATCATTAAAGTGTGGTGTTCGGAGATGCTCGACTATGTTGTAGACGAAGGCGTACAGATCTATGGTGGTATGGGCTATTCGGCAGATGCACCAATGGAAAGAGCCTACCGCGATGCCAGGATCAACCGGATTTTTGAGGGGACCAATGAGGTGAATCGCCTACTGGTTGTAGATATGCTTTTGAAACGCGCTATGAAGGGCGAAATCGATTTGATGGGACCAGCTACCGCGGTTGCCAACGAATTGATGGCAATCCCAGACTTCGGAGAAGAAGACACGACACCATTTGCAGCAGAGAAGAAAATCATCGCTAACCTGAAAAAAGCAGGCCTATTGGTGGCGGGAGCTGCGGTACAAAAACTGATGATGTCTTTGTCAAAAGAGCAGGAAATTTTAATGAACATCGCGGACATTATCGGATACGTCTATGTAGCGGAGTCTGTATTGTTACGGGTGGAGAAAATCCACCATACCAAAGGGGCAGAAGCTGCCGCATTACCATACGATATGGCACGCGTATACCTTCATTCGGTATTGGATAAGGTGGCGGTCGCTGGTAAAGAAGCATTGAACTCATTCGGTGAAGGCGATGAGCTACGTATGATGTTGGTCGGATTGAAGCGCTTTACCAAAGCAGAGCCGTTTAACATGAAGGAAGCTCGCCAACGTATTGCACGCAAATTGATAGACGATAATAAGTACGCTTTCTAG
- a CDS encoding acetyl-CoA C-acyltransferase, with translation MEAYIIAGYRTAVGKAPRGVFRFMRADELASEVIQHMVSTIPNLDVEQIDDVIVGNATPEAEQGLNIGRMISLMGLNTDKVPGVTVNRYCASGLDTIATAVAKIKSGMADCIIAGGVEVMSGMPFGGWKLVPNPKVAKENPDWYWGMGLTAEAVAKEYKVSREDQDVFALESHQKAVAAIKNGHLKDGIVPIKVTENYVKDDKIASRDYVVDTDEGPRADTSLEVLNKLKPVFAADGVVTAGNSSQTSDGAAFVLVVSEAKLKELNVAPIARMVSYGVAGVPPRIMGIGPIEAIPKALKMAGLKQDDIDLIELNEAFSSQSLAIIRELGLDTSKLNVNGGAIALGHPLGCTGAKLTVQVLHEMKRRQNKYGMVTMCVGSGQGAAGIFEMLS, from the coding sequence ATGGAAGCATATATTATAGCAGGGTATCGTACCGCAGTAGGTAAAGCGCCGAGAGGCGTATTCCGTTTTATGCGCGCAGACGAATTGGCTAGCGAAGTAATCCAACACATGGTGTCTACCATTCCTAATTTGGATGTGGAGCAAATTGACGATGTGATTGTGGGTAATGCAACACCTGAAGCCGAGCAAGGACTCAACATTGGGCGGATGATTTCTCTAATGGGATTAAACACAGATAAAGTCCCTGGAGTTACCGTAAACAGATATTGTGCATCGGGCTTGGATACGATTGCTACAGCGGTCGCCAAAATTAAATCTGGCATGGCCGATTGTATTATTGCCGGAGGCGTCGAGGTCATGTCTGGTATGCCATTCGGCGGATGGAAACTGGTGCCAAACCCCAAGGTCGCGAAAGAAAACCCAGATTGGTACTGGGGTATGGGATTAACTGCGGAAGCAGTTGCCAAAGAATATAAGGTTTCTCGTGAAGATCAGGATGTCTTTGCGCTGGAATCGCATCAGAAGGCAGTAGCTGCGATCAAGAACGGTCATTTAAAAGATGGCATTGTGCCTATTAAAGTGACGGAGAATTACGTGAAAGACGATAAAATCGCTTCACGGGATTACGTGGTTGATACCGATGAAGGCCCGCGTGCAGATACCTCTTTAGAGGTGTTGAATAAGTTGAAGCCAGTATTTGCAGCCGATGGCGTCGTGACGGCAGGAAATTCTTCCCAAACTTCAGATGGTGCTGCCTTTGTATTAGTCGTCTCTGAAGCGAAGCTAAAAGAGCTGAATGTGGCACCTATTGCAAGAATGGTAAGCTACGGCGTAGCCGGAGTTCCACCGCGCATCATGGGAATTGGTCCCATTGAGGCAATTCCGAAAGCGTTGAAAATGGCTGGTTTAAAACAAGACGATATCGACCTAATTGAGCTCAACGAAGCTTTTTCTTCTCAGTCTTTGGCGATCATCCGTGAACTAGGTTTGGATACCAGCAAACTTAACGTAAATGGAGGTGCCATCGCACTTGGACATCCACTCGGATGTACCGGAGCAAAGCTTACCGTGCAGGTATTGCATGAAATGAAGCGTCGTCAAAATAAATATGGCATGGTTACGATGTGTGTGGGTTCGGGGCAAGGAGCTGCCGGTATATTTGAAATGCTATCCTAA
- a CDS encoding four helix bundle protein, protein MHKIQDLKIWHKALDLCVSVYEISSQFPADERFGLTSQIRRSCVSIPSNIAEGAGRNTNGEFIHFLGIANGSAYELQTQLMIAKSLNLCALELDGILDKIDEIQKMYYKLQQTLKAKNG, encoded by the coding sequence ATGCATAAAATTCAGGACTTGAAAATATGGCATAAAGCCTTGGACTTGTGTGTTTCGGTTTACGAAATATCCTCGCAGTTTCCAGCGGATGAGCGATTCGGTTTGACTTCGCAAATCCGCAGATCATGCGTCTCTATACCCTCCAATATTGCCGAGGGAGCAGGGCGAAACACAAATGGAGAATTTATTCATTTTTTGGGCATAGCCAATGGTTCGGCCTATGAGTTGCAAACGCAACTGATGATCGCGAAAAGCCTCAATCTATGTGCGCTAGAATTGGACGGAATATTAGACAAAATTGATGAAATTCAAAAAATGTACTACAAACTGCAGCAGACATTGAAAGCAAAAAATGGATAA
- a CDS encoding 3-hydroxyacyl-CoA dehydrogenase/enoyl-CoA hydratase family protein — MKRNIKKVAVLGSGVMGSRIACHFANIGVEVLLLDIVPKELLPQEESKGLNLESKAVRNRIVNTSLDTALKTNPSPIYSKRYANRIKTGNFDDNMKDIAHYDWVIEVVVERLDIKKSVFDQVEKHRKEGTLVTSNTSGIPINLMAEGRSDDFKKNFCGTHFFNPPRYLELFEIIPTKHTDPAVIDFLTYFGDKLLGKTVVLCKDTPAFIGNRIGVYSMLALTHLVDPLELTVEEVDKFTGPAMGHPKSATFRTADVVGLDTLVNVANGLTENAPNDEAKGVFELPSYISQMTEKKWLGEKTKQGFYKKVKDDKGNSNILSLNLKTLEYGEQQKVKSSTLEATKPVEDIRKRMKVYEQGTDKAAQLFRAMHYPLFEYVSNRVPEITDDFYRIDDAMRAGFGWELGPFEVWDALGVRETIEKIKSEEKRLPGQSGEVASWVHEMLDGGNEHFYKVIDGVKNFYDIASKSYQPIPGAEDLIVLDNIRDKQTIWKNSGVTITDLGDGIINCEFHTKMNTIGGDVIQGVNKAIDLAEQEYRGLVITNEGKNFSAGANIGMIFMMAVEQDYDELNMAVRMFQNTAMRLRYSSIPVVVAPFQLTLGGGCEFSMHADFVQLHAETYMGLVEFGVGVIPGGGGSKEFALRASDEFKDDQIVQNTLKDRFLTVGQAKVSTSAVEAYELGYLQQGKYAITMNRKRLLADAKAKALELANEGYLQPAPRKDIKVLGKQGLGVVYAGAASMHAGNYISEHDKKISEKLGWVMCGGDLSAPTEVSEQYLLDLERKAFLELCGERKTLERIQHMLTKGKPLRN; from the coding sequence ATGAAAAGAAATATCAAAAAGGTAGCCGTGTTAGGTTCGGGCGTAATGGGCTCGCGGATCGCATGCCACTTTGCAAATATTGGTGTAGAAGTGCTCTTACTGGATATTGTTCCAAAAGAGCTTCTGCCTCAGGAAGAGTCGAAAGGACTAAACCTGGAAAGCAAAGCGGTACGCAATCGAATTGTGAACACGTCCTTAGATACGGCTCTCAAAACAAATCCTTCTCCCATATACAGTAAGCGGTATGCCAACCGCATCAAAACCGGAAACTTCGACGACAACATGAAAGATATTGCCCACTACGATTGGGTAATTGAGGTGGTGGTAGAACGGTTGGACATCAAAAAATCGGTATTCGATCAAGTAGAGAAGCACCGTAAAGAAGGGACATTAGTTACCTCCAATACGTCTGGAATTCCGATTAATTTGATGGCAGAAGGGCGTAGCGATGATTTCAAAAAGAATTTTTGTGGTACGCATTTCTTTAATCCACCGCGTTATCTGGAACTTTTCGAAATCATTCCTACAAAACATACCGATCCTGCAGTGATCGATTTCTTAACCTACTTTGGCGACAAGCTATTGGGTAAGACCGTCGTATTATGTAAAGATACGCCTGCTTTTATTGGTAATCGTATCGGGGTGTATTCTATGCTGGCACTAACGCATCTGGTCGACCCGCTGGAGCTTACTGTAGAAGAAGTAGACAAATTTACAGGCCCTGCGATGGGTCATCCAAAATCGGCGACATTCCGCACTGCCGACGTAGTGGGTTTGGATACTTTAGTAAATGTAGCGAATGGGCTAACCGAAAATGCACCGAATGATGAAGCCAAAGGTGTATTTGAATTGCCTTCCTATATCAGCCAGATGACCGAGAAAAAATGGCTTGGAGAGAAGACAAAACAAGGTTTCTATAAAAAGGTAAAAGACGATAAAGGAAATTCGAACATATTATCCTTAAATCTGAAAACACTAGAATACGGCGAACAACAAAAGGTAAAATCCAGCACACTGGAAGCGACCAAGCCCGTAGAGGACATCCGCAAAAGGATGAAGGTTTACGAGCAAGGTACTGATAAGGCGGCTCAATTATTCCGCGCAATGCATTATCCTTTATTTGAATACGTGTCCAATCGCGTACCAGAGATTACAGACGATTTCTACCGTATCGACGATGCCATGCGTGCCGGATTTGGCTGGGAGTTGGGGCCATTCGAAGTGTGGGATGCATTAGGCGTACGCGAAACCATTGAAAAGATTAAGAGCGAAGAGAAGCGGTTGCCTGGTCAGTCGGGCGAGGTGGCTTCTTGGGTTCACGAAATGCTGGACGGTGGCAATGAACACTTTTACAAGGTCATTGATGGCGTCAAAAATTTCTATGACATTGCATCCAAATCGTATCAACCCATACCGGGAGCCGAGGATTTAATCGTATTGGATAATATTCGTGATAAACAAACGATCTGGAAGAACTCTGGCGTTACGATTACGGATCTCGGCGATGGCATTATCAACTGTGAGTTTCATACAAAGATGAATACTATCGGCGGCGATGTTATTCAGGGGGTCAATAAAGCGATCGACTTGGCAGAGCAAGAGTACCGTGGCCTCGTTATCACCAATGAGGGTAAAAACTTCTCTGCCGGTGCCAATATCGGTATGATCTTCATGATGGCGGTAGAGCAGGATTACGATGAGCTGAATATGGCGGTGCGTATGTTCCAAAATACAGCCATGCGCCTCCGTTATTCGTCGATTCCAGTGGTGGTGGCCCCATTTCAGCTTACACTGGGTGGAGGCTGTGAGTTCTCCATGCATGCCGATTTTGTACAACTTCATGCCGAAACCTACATGGGCTTGGTAGAATTCGGCGTTGGAGTGATCCCAGGTGGAGGTGGCTCCAAAGAGTTTGCGCTACGCGCTTCGGACGAATTCAAAGATGATCAGATCGTGCAAAACACGTTGAAAGATCGCTTTCTGACGGTCGGGCAGGCGAAGGTGTCAACCTCTGCTGTAGAGGCCTACGAGTTGGGCTATTTGCAGCAAGGGAAATACGCCATCACGATGAATCGCAAACGCCTATTGGCCGATGCCAAAGCAAAAGCGCTGGAACTGGCGAACGAAGGATACCTGCAACCGGCACCGCGCAAGGATATTAAAGTGCTGGGAAAACAAGGACTGGGCGTAGTATACGCCGGAGCAGCTTCGATGCATGCCGGAAATTACATATCGGAGCACGACAAAAAAATCTCCGAAAAGCTGGGCTGGGTAATGTGTGGAGGTGATCTATCGGCGCCAACAGAGGTTTCTGAGCAATATTTGTTGGATTTAGAGCGTAAAGCTTTCTTGGAACTATGTGGAGAGCGAAAGACCTTGGAACGTATACAGCATATGTTGACCAAAGGGAAGCCGTTGAGGAATTAG
- a CDS encoding MarR family transcriptional regulator, which produces MSQSNTIDYFLKACWQNLANKYNQIAAQHGFTQAAGYILINIHRDGTPVSHIANSTGVKTTSLSRVLNNLESLGFIYREASTTDKRSVKVYLTELGVEKRNIAKNVVRDFNNFLDDELSAKDRAQLIKTLSKINDLVSKYDPNTEKSTVEV; this is translated from the coding sequence ATGAGTCAAAGTAACACAATAGATTATTTTTTGAAGGCCTGCTGGCAAAATTTGGCTAATAAATATAACCAAATTGCTGCTCAACATGGATTCACGCAGGCTGCCGGTTATATCTTGATTAATATTCATCGGGATGGTACACCCGTATCGCACATCGCGAACTCCACAGGAGTAAAGACAACGAGCTTATCGCGCGTGCTAAACAATTTGGAGTCTTTAGGCTTTATTTATAGGGAAGCCAGCACGACGGATAAAAGATCTGTCAAGGTGTACCTCACCGAATTGGGTGTGGAGAAAAGAAACATAGCCAAAAATGTGGTGCGCGATTTTAACAATTTTTTGGACGATGAGCTTTCCGCTAAGGATCGAGCGCAACTGATAAAAACCTTGTCGAAGATCAATGACCTCGTTTCGAAATATGATCCAAATACAGAGAAATCAACAGTAGAAGTTTAG
- a CDS encoding 2-oxoglutarate and iron-dependent oxygenase domain-containing protein, translating to MAEINIPRLDLLQYTEGDDAQRKQFSQDIGKAFNETGFVTIANHGLSQSLIDELYQVVKDFFDLPEDVKNAYQFPELAGQRGYTSKGKEKAKDANTPDLKEFWQRGQTIVGEEYSKADFPDNIIVSELPRFNEITAEVYKRLEDAGRNILQAIAIYLNLEEDYFESFVINGNSILRAIHYFPIENPDAISADAVRAGAHEDINLITLLIGASADGLEVLTKDNEWFPIKAKGEDIVVNVGDMLQRLTNNKLKSTTHRVVNPPRELMKTSRYSVPFFLHPKSSMSLASLDTTISDEYPKLYEDYTAGQYLDERLREIGLKM from the coding sequence ATGGCAGAAATAAACATACCTAGACTAGATTTGTTGCAGTACACCGAAGGGGATGATGCGCAACGCAAACAGTTTTCGCAAGATATTGGTAAGGCATTTAACGAAACAGGATTCGTTACGATCGCTAACCATGGATTGAGCCAATCGTTGATTGACGAGCTTTATCAAGTGGTAAAAGACTTTTTTGACCTGCCAGAAGACGTGAAAAACGCTTATCAATTCCCGGAATTGGCTGGACAGCGAGGCTACACTTCTAAAGGCAAAGAAAAAGCGAAGGATGCTAACACGCCTGACCTGAAGGAATTCTGGCAACGCGGACAAACCATTGTAGGTGAAGAATATTCAAAAGCAGACTTTCCTGATAATATTATCGTATCGGAATTGCCTCGTTTCAACGAAATCACGGCAGAGGTTTACAAACGACTGGAAGATGCTGGTAGAAACATCCTGCAAGCCATTGCGATATATCTAAACCTAGAAGAAGACTATTTTGAATCTTTTGTGATTAATGGAAATTCCATTCTTCGCGCAATACACTACTTCCCTATCGAAAATCCGGATGCCATCTCAGCGGATGCGGTACGCGCCGGAGCACATGAAGACATCAACCTTATTACCTTATTAATTGGTGCGAGTGCGGATGGCCTAGAGGTGCTTACGAAAGACAATGAGTGGTTTCCAATCAAAGCTAAAGGAGAAGATATTGTCGTGAATGTGGGCGATATGCTACAACGCCTGACGAACAATAAACTGAAGTCGACTACCCACCGTGTGGTCAACCCGCCTCGCGAGCTGATGAAAACATCGCGGTATTCCGTTCCATTTTTCTTACATCCAAAATCGAGCATGAGCTTGGCCAGTCTGGATACTACCATCTCGGACGAATATCCAAAATTGTATGAAGACTATACCGCTGGACAATACCTGGATGAAAGACTTCGGGAAATTGGCTTGAAAATGTAA
- a CDS encoding MmcQ/YjbR family DNA-binding protein: MDIESLRLYCLQKKGVSEEMPFGPDTLVFKVGLKIFLLVGLDQIDALSFNVKCDPALALELRESFSQTVYPGYHMNKKHWNTVFTNREAGDHLLKEWIDHSYELVYRGLPRKQQEEIQDAE; this comes from the coding sequence ATGGACATCGAGAGCTTACGTCTTTATTGCCTGCAAAAAAAAGGAGTGTCTGAAGAGATGCCTTTTGGGCCGGATACCTTAGTGTTCAAGGTAGGGTTAAAAATCTTCCTCCTGGTCGGACTAGATCAGATTGATGCACTGAGTTTTAATGTGAAGTGCGATCCGGCATTGGCATTGGAGCTACGCGAATCGTTTTCACAAACGGTGTATCCGGGCTACCATATGAATAAAAAGCATTGGAATACCGTATTTACAAATCGAGAGGCGGGCGATCATCTGCTCAAAGAGTGGATTGATCATTCTTACGAGCTGGTTTATCGTGGGCTGCCTAGGAAGCAGCAGGAAGAAATACAAGACGCGGAGTAA
- a CDS encoding thioredoxin family protein, protein MTFDEYLIHFGDILAQPEKYERYKDEEYLQYAKMNWTRMSRWIKRFEPSEAMKRYVDGITEEQHWIVITEPWCGDAAHSVPQIYQMVKDNPKIDLDIQLRDSEPYLIDDYLTNGGKSIPKLIIRNEVGHDKAVWGPRPEPLQRIFETMKADSRPFSDIKETLQKWYNDDKGVAIQDELLALLT, encoded by the coding sequence ATGACTTTTGACGAGTACCTGATACATTTTGGTGACATACTTGCACAACCTGAAAAATACGAACGTTACAAAGACGAGGAATACCTGCAATATGCAAAGATGAACTGGACGCGTATGAGCCGTTGGATAAAACGTTTCGAACCAAGCGAAGCCATGAAGCGTTATGTAGACGGTATTACAGAAGAGCAACACTGGATCGTTATTACAGAACCTTGGTGTGGCGATGCCGCGCATTCTGTACCACAGATTTACCAGATGGTAAAGGATAACCCAAAAATAGACTTAGATATACAACTTCGCGATAGCGAACCCTATTTGATTGATGATTATTTGACGAATGGTGGTAAATCTATTCCCAAGCTAATTATTCGTAATGAGGTTGGGCACGACAAAGCTGTGTGGGGCCCTCGTCCAGAACCTTTACAACGTATCTTTGAAACGATGAAAGCAGATAGCCGTCCATTTTCAGATATCAAAGAAACATTGCAGAAATGGTACAATGATGATAAAGGAGTCGCTATACAAGACGAATTACTGGCTTTACTCACATAA